One part of the Solanum dulcamara chromosome 8, daSolDulc1.2, whole genome shotgun sequence genome encodes these proteins:
- the LOC129900506 gene encoding lipase-like isoform X2 has translation MDGRILLKGVIFMCLTACSTARDLKVKDQGTIYNHTLATILVEYAATVYVSDLTELFTWTCPRCDDLTKGFQILELIVDVKRCLQAFVGVDPDLNAIVIAFRGTQGTSIQNWIADLYWKQLDIEYPGMEDAMVHHGFYSAYHNTTLRPGVLSAVERAKELYGDIPIMVTGHSMGGAMAAFCGLDLTVNYGSRNVSVMTFGQPRIGNTAFASYYSKWVPNTIRVTHEHDIVPHLPPYYHYFPQKTYHHFPREVWLHNLGFGLLSYTVEKVCDNSGEDPSCSR, from the exons ACCTCAAAGTGAAGGATCAAGGAACAATCTACAATCATACTCTTGCCACCATATTGGTGGAATATGCTGCAACG GTCTATGTATCAGATTTGACAGAACTATTTACTTGGACATGCCCAAGATGTGATGATTTGACGAAG GGGTTTCAAATTTTAGAGCTCATTGTTGATGTGAAGCGATGTCTACAG GCATTTGTGGGGGTGGATCCAGATCTTAATGCCATTGTAATTGCTTTCCGAGGCACACAGGGAACCAG CATACAGAATTGGATTGCAGATCTATACTGGAAGCAGCTTGATATAGAATATCCTGGAATGGAAGATGCAATG GTGCATCATGGATTTTATTCTGCTTACCACAACACAACATTACGACCTGGAGTGCTAAGTGCtgttgaaagagcaaaagagctGTATGGAGACATTCCCATTATGGTGACAGGACATTCAATGGGAGGGGCCATGGCTGCTTTTTGTGGATTGGATCTCACA GTAAATTATGGCTCGCGGAATGTTTCAGTAATGACGTTTGGACAACCTCGAATCGGGAATACTGCTTTTGCATCCTACTACAGCAAATGGGTGCCAAATACAATTCGGGTCACACATGAACATGATATTGTCCCTCATCTGCCCCCATACTATCACTATTTCCCTCAAAAAACTTATCATCATTTTCCTAGGGAG GTGTGGCTCCATAACCTAGGCTTTGGACTTCTTTCTTATACAGTTGAAAAGGTCTGTGATAATTCAGGGGAAGACCCTTCTTGTAGCAGGTAA